One Cryptococcus neoformans var. grubii H99 chromosome 3, complete sequence genomic region harbors:
- a CDS encoding Grx4 family monothiol glutaredoxin, with protein sequence MSASNLVQVSSPKHFRELLSADLNRVSCLNFWAPWAEPCVAFNSAVEQKAAQFPSVLFLNIEAEQLADISESFDIEAVPSFLLLRGHTLLARHSGADASLLHSLLTQHASPSAPLSTSSAQPQAPAAAQRPRTEAEIVARCHELMNKHKVVLFMKGNPTAPKCGFSRQTVGLLREQGVEFAWFDIFSDEDVRQGLKKVNDWPTFPQIIVNGELVGGLDILREMIENGEWQELMDSIEEGKTE encoded by the exons ATGTCTGCAAGCAACCTCGTCCAAGTCAGTTCCCCAAAACATTTCAGAGAACTCCTCTCTGCAGATCTCAACAGGGTTTCCTGCCTCAATTTCTGGGCACCTTGGGCAGAGCCGTGTGTCGCTTTCAACAGCGCTGTAGAACAAAAGGCGGCCCAATTTCCTTCAGTTCTCTTCTTAAAC ATTGAGGCTGAACAATTGGCCGACATCTCCGAATCATTTGACATTGAAGCAgtcccttctttccttctccttcgt GGCCACACTCTTTTGGCTCGTCACTCTGGCGCCGAcgcttccctccttcactCTCTCCTCACTCAACACGCCTCCCCCTCTGCCCCTCTGTCTACCTCTTCCGCCCAACCCCAAgcccccgccgccgcccaACGTCCCCGGACAGAAGCAGAAATTGTCGCTCGCTGCCACGAACTGATGAACAAGCACAAAGTTGTGTTATTCATGAAGGGAAACCCTACAGCTCCCAAGTGTGGGTTCTCAAGGCAGACTGTAGGATTATTGAGGGAGCAAGGAGTGGAATTTGCTTGGTTTGATATCTTcagtgatgaagatgtaaGGCagggattgaagaaggttAATGACTGGCCTA CATTCCCGCAAATCATTGTGAATGGCGAGTTGGTGGGCGGTCTTGATATTTTGCGGGAGATGATTGAGAATGGAGAATGGCAAGAGTTGATGGATTCTATCGAGGAGGGCAAGACGGAGTAA